A stretch of the Myxococcus guangdongensis genome encodes the following:
- a CDS encoding BamA/TamA family outer membrane protein: MAVDLLRLLRLATVALLLSMAGCATTSTPPPGPKVAKLDIEGTKQVSEGDIKDRILTSQTPWWAFWPFGGPNYFDPNAWQADLRRIERYYQAQGYYQAEVVDSEVKPKGKDAVELIVEVNEGEPTRIGDITIEGLQALPEEERGKHRERLESKLPFKKGDIFREGPWEESKGAMQEQLREQGYAEAEVSGEVQVDVDTRLAQVRLEVKPGLRYRFGNTFVATDANPEVPPRRIIEQVQGALRKGDWYSETSLAEAQARVFRMGVFGAVKVTRGAPDRESATVPVVVDVREAPFRSVRLGGGIGVDAARQEVRALGEWTHRNFLGGLRRVTVRGRAGYAFIPNILSTSKQGPVFEVTGEYEQPRFLFRDLRQQTSLTLEKGLEQAYDFYGGRLQTGVIWQPHRNFSVFPSYNLQVYQLSGRVSADSRVPPVILGCGEGQTRCDVALSFLEVAFAWDRRDDPVEPRDGYYVSMSVQKGGGFLQGDFTYVRLLPDLRFYRSFGEEKRLVLAGKLRMGTLNPAGDSQSSIVTRFFSGGATSMRGFNGQRLSPLAALEKQEDTNGDGTPDTPVQNEEWDTVPVGGNSLFETSLELRYQITESIMVAAFWDSGLVGVEGFDSPRGPRLFGPEHYHAVGMGLRYLTVVGPIRLDIARRLNLGQGLPVATPGYIYPSSGGCFGIGSKWKPDGPTSRQATFAGAPDGQCALHLSIGEAF; the protein is encoded by the coding sequence GTGGCCGTTGACCTGCTCCGACTCCTCCGCCTCGCCACCGTCGCCCTGCTCCTGAGCATGGCGGGTTGTGCCACCACGTCCACCCCGCCCCCGGGCCCCAAGGTCGCCAAGCTCGACATCGAGGGCACGAAGCAGGTGAGCGAGGGCGACATCAAGGACCGCATCCTCACGTCGCAGACGCCGTGGTGGGCGTTCTGGCCGTTCGGCGGGCCCAACTACTTCGACCCCAACGCGTGGCAGGCGGACCTGCGCCGCATCGAGCGCTACTACCAGGCCCAGGGCTACTACCAGGCGGAGGTGGTGGACAGCGAGGTGAAGCCCAAGGGCAAGGACGCGGTGGAGCTCATCGTCGAGGTGAACGAGGGTGAGCCCACGCGCATCGGTGACATCACCATCGAGGGGCTCCAGGCGCTGCCGGAGGAGGAGCGCGGCAAGCACCGCGAGCGGCTCGAGTCGAAGCTGCCCTTCAAGAAGGGCGACATCTTCCGCGAGGGGCCGTGGGAGGAGTCCAAGGGCGCGATGCAGGAGCAGCTGCGCGAGCAGGGCTACGCGGAGGCCGAGGTGTCGGGCGAGGTGCAGGTGGACGTGGACACGCGGCTGGCCCAGGTGCGGCTCGAGGTGAAGCCGGGGCTTCGCTACCGCTTCGGCAACACCTTCGTGGCCACGGACGCCAACCCCGAGGTGCCCCCGCGCCGCATCATCGAGCAGGTGCAGGGCGCGCTGAGGAAGGGTGACTGGTACAGCGAGACGTCGCTCGCGGAGGCGCAGGCGCGCGTGTTCCGCATGGGTGTGTTCGGCGCGGTGAAGGTGACGCGGGGCGCGCCAGACCGGGAGTCCGCCACGGTGCCCGTCGTCGTGGACGTGCGCGAGGCGCCGTTCCGCTCGGTGCGGCTGGGTGGTGGTATCGGCGTGGACGCAGCGCGCCAGGAGGTCCGCGCGCTGGGCGAGTGGACGCACCGCAACTTCCTGGGCGGCCTGCGCCGGGTGACGGTGCGGGGACGCGCCGGTTACGCCTTCATCCCCAACATCCTGAGCACGTCCAAGCAGGGCCCCGTCTTCGAGGTGACGGGCGAATACGAGCAGCCGCGCTTCCTCTTCCGGGACCTGCGCCAGCAGACCTCGCTCACGCTGGAGAAGGGCCTGGAGCAGGCCTACGACTTCTACGGCGGCCGGTTGCAGACGGGCGTCATCTGGCAGCCGCACCGCAACTTCTCCGTCTTCCCGTCCTACAACCTCCAGGTGTACCAGCTGTCGGGTCGGGTGAGCGCGGACTCGCGCGTGCCGCCCGTCATCCTCGGCTGCGGCGAGGGGCAGACGCGGTGTGACGTGGCGCTCAGCTTTCTGGAGGTCGCCTTCGCGTGGGACCGCCGCGACGACCCGGTGGAGCCGCGTGACGGCTACTACGTGAGCATGTCCGTGCAGAAGGGCGGCGGCTTCCTGCAGGGTGACTTCACCTACGTGCGGCTGTTGCCGGACCTGCGCTTCTACCGCTCCTTCGGCGAGGAGAAGCGCTTGGTGCTGGCGGGCAAGCTGCGGATGGGCACGCTCAACCCCGCGGGGGACTCGCAGAGCTCCATCGTCACGCGCTTCTTCTCCGGCGGCGCCACGTCCATGCGCGGCTTCAACGGCCAGCGGCTGTCGCCCCTGGCGGCGCTCGAGAAGCAGGAGGACACCAACGGCGACGGCACCCCGGACACGCCGGTGCAGAACGAGGAGTGGGACACGGTGCCGGTGGGCGGCAACAGCCTGTTCGAGACCTCGCTGGAGCTGCGCTACCAGATTACCGAGAGCATCATGGTGGCGGCCTTCTGGGACTCGGGCCTGGTGGGGGTGGAGGGCTTCGACTCGCCGCGCGGGCCGCGGCTGTTCGGTCCCGAGCACTACCACGCGGTGGGCATGGGGCTGCGCTACCTGACGGTGGTGGGCCCCATCCGCCTGGACATCGCGCGGCGGCTGAATCTGGGCCAGGGATTGCCCGTGGCCACGCCGGGGTACATCTATCCGTCCTCCGGTGGATGCTTCGGCATCGGCAGCAAGTGGAAGCCGGATGGACCCACCTCCCGGCAGGCGACCTTCGCGGGAGCCCCTGACGGACAGTGCGCGCTGCACCTGTCGATTGGAGAGGCGTTTTGA